In the Sinorhizobium arboris LMG 14919 genome, one interval contains:
- a CDS encoding MBL fold metallo-hydrolase: protein MAFRRAFTILGCGSSPGVPRITGDWGACDPSNPRNRRMRAALLVEQLASDGGKTTVVIDTGPDFRAQMIAANVRHIDAVLYTHAHADHLHGIDDLRGFVIENRRRVPIWADASTMARIRDGFRYCLESPPGSGYPPIVEPYVIPDDLPPLTIHGAGGPISFAPLMQFHGNVHSLGFRIGDFAYCSDVSDFPAETIEKLAGLDLLVIDTLQYKFHPSHLSLVQSLSWINRLQPKRAVLTHMHVPMDYETVCGETPDHVEPAYDMMRLEFDIERPTAEDA, encoded by the coding sequence ATGGCGTTTCGGCGGGCCTTCACCATTCTGGGCTGCGGCTCGTCGCCGGGCGTGCCGCGCATCACCGGTGATTGGGGCGCCTGCGACCCGTCGAACCCCCGCAACCGTCGCATGCGGGCGGCACTGCTTGTAGAACAGCTTGCCTCGGACGGCGGCAAGACGACCGTGGTGATCGACACCGGCCCCGATTTCCGCGCTCAGATGATCGCGGCCAATGTACGCCACATCGACGCCGTGCTTTATACCCATGCCCATGCAGACCATCTGCACGGAATCGACGATCTCCGCGGTTTCGTCATCGAAAATCGCAGGCGCGTGCCGATCTGGGCCGATGCGTCCACGATGGCCCGCATTCGCGACGGCTTCCGCTACTGCCTCGAGTCGCCACCTGGGAGCGGCTATCCGCCGATCGTCGAACCCTATGTCATTCCGGACGACCTGCCACCCTTGACCATCCACGGCGCCGGCGGCCCGATCTCGTTCGCGCCGCTGATGCAATTTCACGGCAACGTTCATTCTCTCGGCTTTCGGATCGGCGATTTTGCCTATTGCAGCGACGTCAGCGACTTTCCGGCAGAAACGATCGAGAAACTTGCCGGGCTCGATCTGCTCGTCATCGACACGCTGCAGTACAAGTTCCACCCGAGTCACTTGTCCCTGGTGCAGTCGCTCAGCTGGATCAACCGGCTGCAGCCGAAGCGTGCGGTGCTCACGCACATGCATGTGCCAATGGATTACGAAACCGTGTGCGGCGAAACGCCGGACCATGTGGAACCGGCTTACGACATGATGCGCCTGGAGTTCGATATAGAACGGCCGACGGCGGAAGACGCATGA
- a CDS encoding TatD family hydrolase: MLIDTHCHLDFPDFEAERDAIVARAREAGVAQMVTISTRVKRFDTILAIAAKYPNVFCSVGTHPHNADEELDITADDLVRLSAHPKVVAIGEAGLDYFYDNAPRDAQAEGLKRHIAAARTTGLPLVIHSRSADDDMATILSEESGKGAFPFLLHCFSSGPDLARIGVELGGYVSFSGILTFPKSEELRDIARTVPRDRIIVETDAPYLAPKPFRGKRNEPAYVAHTAEVLAQTIGVSREEIAEITTENAFRIFSKMPRL; encoded by the coding sequence ATGCTGATCGATACCCATTGCCACCTGGATTTTCCGGATTTCGAAGCCGAGCGCGACGCGATCGTCGCGCGGGCGCGCGAGGCAGGCGTGGCGCAGATGGTGACGATTTCGACCCGGGTGAAACGGTTCGATACGATCCTGGCAATTGCCGCGAAATATCCTAACGTCTTCTGCTCGGTCGGCACGCATCCGCATAATGCCGATGAGGAACTGGACATCACCGCCGACGACCTCGTTCGGCTGTCCGCCCATCCCAAGGTGGTCGCGATCGGCGAGGCGGGGCTCGATTATTTTTACGACAACGCGCCGCGCGACGCGCAGGCGGAGGGATTGAAGCGGCATATCGCGGCAGCGCGAACGACGGGGCTGCCGCTCGTCATCCATAGCAGGTCGGCCGACGACGACATGGCCACCATTCTATCCGAGGAATCGGGGAAGGGCGCTTTTCCCTTCCTTCTGCATTGCTTCTCGTCCGGTCCAGACCTCGCCCGGATCGGCGTCGAGCTCGGCGGTTATGTTTCCTTTTCGGGTATCCTGACATTCCCGAAGTCCGAAGAGCTGAGAGACATCGCCAGAACGGTCCCGCGCGATCGGATAATCGTGGAGACGGACGCACCCTATCTGGCGCCGAAGCCGTTCCGCGGCAAGCGCAACGAACCGGCTTACGTGGCGCACACGGCCGAGGTCCTGGCGCAAACCATCGGCGTCTCCAGGGAGGAAATTGCCGAGATCACAACCGAAAACGCCTTCAGGATCTTCTCGAAGATGCCGAGGCTTTGA
- the metG gene encoding methionine--tRNA ligase has translation MRDTSPFYITTAISYPNGKPHIGHAYELIATDAMARFQRLDGREVFFLTGTDEHGQKMQQTAKKEGISPQELAARNSAEFQNMARLLNASNDDFIRTTEKRHHEASQEIWIRMDAAGDLYKDSYAGWYSVRDEAFYQENETELRDDGVRYGAQGTPVEWVEEESYFFRLSAYQDKLLKHYEENPDFIGPAERRNEVISFVKSGLKDLSVSRTTFDWGIKVPNDPAHVMYVWVDALTNYITATGYLTDPTGPRAKFWPANIHVIGKDIIRFHAVYWPAFLMSAGLPLPKRIFAHGFLLNKGEKMSKSLGNVVDPFNLVEHFGLDQIRYFFLREVSFGQDGSYSEEGIATRINSDLANGIGNLASRSLSMIVKNCDGQIPLCGPLTDEDKAMLAAADSLIDTARAEMDRQLIHRALAAIIAVVSETDRYFAGQEPWALKKTDPNRMATVLYVTAEVVRQVAILLQPFMPEAAGKLLDLVAVSADRRDFAHLGEAGRLVSGTALEAPKPVFPRYVAPEA, from the coding sequence ATGAGAGATACGTCCCCGTTCTACATCACCACCGCGATTTCCTATCCGAACGGCAAGCCGCATATCGGTCACGCCTATGAGCTGATCGCGACGGATGCCATGGCGCGCTTCCAGCGGCTCGACGGGCGCGAAGTCTTCTTCCTGACCGGAACGGACGAGCATGGGCAGAAGATGCAGCAGACGGCGAAGAAGGAAGGAATTTCACCGCAGGAGCTTGCCGCGCGCAATTCGGCCGAGTTCCAGAATATGGCGCGGCTGCTCAACGCCTCCAACGACGATTTCATCCGCACGACCGAAAAGCGTCACCACGAGGCATCGCAGGAGATCTGGATCCGCATGGACGCGGCGGGCGACCTCTACAAGGATTCGTACGCCGGTTGGTATTCCGTTCGAGACGAGGCATTTTATCAGGAGAACGAGACGGAGCTGCGCGACGACGGCGTACGTTACGGAGCGCAAGGGACGCCCGTGGAGTGGGTGGAGGAGGAGAGCTATTTCTTCCGGCTGTCCGCCTACCAGGACAAGCTCCTGAAGCATTACGAGGAAAATCCCGACTTCATCGGACCTGCCGAGCGGCGCAATGAGGTCATCTCCTTCGTCAAATCGGGGCTTAAGGATCTCTCCGTGTCCCGCACGACATTCGATTGGGGTATCAAGGTCCCGAACGATCCGGCACATGTCATGTACGTCTGGGTCGACGCGCTGACCAACTACATCACTGCCACCGGCTATCTGACTGATCCGACGGGGCCGCGCGCGAAGTTCTGGCCGGCGAACATCCACGTCATCGGCAAGGACATAATCCGTTTCCATGCCGTCTATTGGCCCGCATTCCTGATGTCGGCCGGTCTTCCGCTTCCCAAGCGAATCTTCGCTCACGGCTTCCTGCTCAACAAGGGCGAGAAGATGTCGAAGTCGCTCGGCAACGTGGTCGATCCGTTCAATCTGGTCGAGCACTTCGGCCTCGACCAGATCCGCTATTTCTTCCTGCGCGAGGTGTCGTTCGGCCAGGACGGCAGCTACAGCGAGGAGGGGATCGCAACCCGCATCAATTCCGACCTCGCCAACGGTATCGGCAATCTCGCCAGCCGTTCTCTGTCGATGATCGTCAAGAACTGCGACGGCCAGATCCCGCTGTGCGGTCCGCTGACGGACGAGGACAAGGCGATGCTTGCCGCCGCCGACTCGCTGATCGACACCGCACGCGCGGAAATGGACCGGCAGCTCATTCATCGCGCACTTGCGGCGATCATCGCTGTCGTATCCGAGACTGACCGCTACTTCGCAGGCCAGGAACCCTGGGCGCTGAAAAAGACCGATCCGAACCGCATGGCAACGGTGCTCTACGTCACGGCGGAGGTCGTGCGCCAGGTCGCGATCCTTCTGCAGCCATTCATGCCGGAGGCGGCGGGAAAACTCCTCGACCTCGTCGCTGTATCGGCCGATCGCCGCGATTTTGCGCATCTCGGCGAAGCTGGGCGCCTCGTTTCCGGGACGGCGCTCGAAGCGCCCAAGCCGGTCTTCCCGCGCTATGTGGCACCGGAAGCGTAA